From a single Candidatus Zixiibacteriota bacterium genomic region:
- a CDS encoding histone deacetylase yields the protein MNLPPVETKTVIGYYSHKLFQRHLEGFGHVESPERLRAINTMLDNSPVRQKLTVVESSPAELEWLTRVHDAAYVDSILSLNITDPVLLDWGDTVATSDSPHAALYAAGAGVQACRAVLKGEYDLAFCAVRPPGHHAERDRAMGFCIFNNVAVAAADLLESGALSRVAIVDWDVHHGNGTERMFVEDDRVLYISLHQYPHYPGSGHASMTGKGKGVGYTMNLPISAGAGDDEYRAAFETRVIPALDAFKPEFVLISAGFDAHRDDPLAEINLSSAIFGELTRMLKACARKHCGGMIVSMLEGGYNLRALAESVECHLQALAE from the coding sequence GTGAATCTCCCTCCTGTAGAGACGAAAACCGTGATCGGCTACTACTCACATAAGCTTTTTCAGAGACATCTTGAGGGGTTCGGGCATGTGGAGAGCCCGGAGCGGCTTCGGGCAATTAACACCATGCTCGACAATAGTCCGGTCAGGCAGAAGTTGACCGTGGTCGAGTCATCGCCGGCCGAACTGGAATGGCTGACGCGGGTGCATGATGCGGCGTATGTCGATAGCATTCTATCGCTGAATATCACCGATCCAGTATTGCTGGATTGGGGGGACACGGTGGCGACAAGTGATTCGCCGCACGCGGCGCTCTATGCAGCGGGAGCCGGAGTACAGGCATGCCGGGCGGTGCTAAAGGGGGAGTATGATTTGGCGTTCTGTGCCGTGCGACCGCCGGGGCACCACGCCGAGAGGGACCGGGCGATGGGGTTCTGCATTTTCAACAACGTTGCGGTTGCAGCGGCTGACCTTCTGGAGTCGGGAGCATTGAGCCGAGTGGCGATTGTCGATTGGGATGTGCATCATGGGAATGGGACGGAGCGGATGTTTGTCGAGGATGACCGGGTGCTGTATATCAGCTTGCACCAGTACCCGCACTATCCGGGGAGCGGGCACGCCTCAATGACCGGCAAAGGGAAGGGGGTTGGGTATACGATGAATCTCCCGATAAGCGCGGGGGCAGGCGATGACGAATACCGTGCAGCATTTGAGACTCGGGTCATTCCGGCGCTCGATGCATTCAAGCCTGAGTTCGTTCTGATATCGGCCGGATTCGATGCACACCGCGATGACCCATTGGCGGAGATCAATCTGAGCAGTGCGATATTCGGCGAGCTTACGCGGATGCTTAAAGCGTGCGCACGAAAGCACTGTGGTGGGATGATCGTGTCGATGCTCGAGGGGGGATATAACCTGAGGGCACTCGCGGAATCAGTTGAGTGTCATTTGCAGGCGCTGGCGGAGTGA
- a CDS encoding thioredoxin domain-containing protein has protein sequence MADTAAATSRHTNHLAGESSPYLLSHAHNPVDWYPWNDEALAKAKKLNRPIFLSIGYAACHWCHVMERESFENEQIARILNEHFISIKIDREQRPDLDQIYMTFTQAMTGSGGWPMSIFLTPDLKPFFAGTYFPPDDRYGRPGFMKVITEIARAYDESPSHIVESAQGIFEEINKHLARETDSALLSQSMVAAGAESLMKSFDHVHGGFGQVPKFPHAVELSLFLRHYRRTGDLAYLLAVEKALTSMAHGGVYDQIGGGFARYSTDERWLVPHFEKMLYDNALLVSTYTEAYQITGKDEYRGVVRETLDFLLREMTDSSGGFYSALDADSEGEEGRFYLWTESEIRGLLSGEADPFLAYFNVTATGNFEGRNILHVDAASERISNEQAPERFNTYLEKCKARLLQARGERVRPLTDDKILSSWNGLALSACARGYQITLDQKYLAAAIANAHFVEHTMYRDNTLTHAYRQSVHSGGEFLEDYAFYVRGLLDLYETDPGAANQHWLELAVTMARHAVALFLGADNRFYLRPDNQPDLIVRPKDEIDNAIPSAGSIMIHNLFKLHRLTEDAAFLDAAERALKTVSGQMSRYPGGMASALLALDYMLNDKVEIVVVGNGPMRDAILAEIYRRYSPNRLLAISPSGTANSPLFEGRAANGQVKAFVCVNSVCRLPAVSVDELRERLAEIR, from the coding sequence ATGGCGGATACAGCGGCGGCAACTTCACGACACACCAACCATCTGGCCGGAGAAAGCTCCCCTTATCTCCTGTCACACGCCCACAACCCTGTGGATTGGTATCCGTGGAATGACGAAGCGCTGGCCAAAGCGAAAAAACTCAACCGTCCGATATTCCTGTCAATTGGCTATGCTGCCTGCCACTGGTGCCATGTCATGGAACGGGAGTCGTTCGAAAACGAACAGATCGCCCGAATACTGAACGAGCACTTCATCAGCATCAAAATCGACCGCGAGCAGCGCCCGGATCTGGACCAAATATACATGACCTTCACGCAGGCTATGACCGGCTCAGGCGGCTGGCCGATGTCGATCTTCCTGACTCCTGACCTCAAGCCGTTCTTCGCCGGTACCTACTTCCCGCCCGATGACCGGTACGGGCGACCGGGATTCATGAAAGTGATTACCGAGATAGCCCGAGCGTATGACGAAAGTCCGAGCCATATCGTCGAGTCGGCACAGGGCATCTTCGAAGAGATCAATAAGCACCTTGCCCGCGAAACCGATTCCGCCCTTCTGTCCCAAAGCATGGTCGCTGCCGGCGCCGAAAGCCTGATGAAGAGTTTTGATCACGTTCACGGCGGTTTTGGTCAGGTCCCGAAGTTCCCGCACGCCGTCGAACTGTCCCTATTCCTCCGGCACTACCGTCGCACCGGCGACCTCGCTTACCTGCTGGCTGTCGAGAAAGCGTTGACTTCGATGGCTCACGGCGGCGTCTACGATCAGATCGGCGGCGGATTTGCCCGGTACTCCACCGATGAGCGCTGGCTGGTCCCGCATTTCGAAAAAATGCTGTACGACAATGCCCTACTCGTATCGACCTACACTGAGGCGTACCAAATTACCGGCAAAGATGAGTACCGTGGGGTAGTCAGAGAGACACTCGATTTTCTGCTTCGTGAAATGACCGATTCAAGCGGTGGGTTCTATTCGGCGCTCGATGCCGACAGCGAAGGTGAAGAGGGGCGTTTCTATCTGTGGACCGAATCCGAGATCAGAGGGTTACTCAGCGGGGAGGCCGATCCGTTCCTGGCGTACTTCAATGTCACCGCGACCGGTAATTTCGAAGGCAGGAATATCCTCCATGTCGATGCCGCCTCCGAGCGCATTTCAAACGAGCAAGCGCCCGAACGGTTCAATACCTATCTCGAAAAGTGCAAAGCACGGCTGCTTCAGGCGAGAGGGGAACGAGTCCGCCCGCTCACCGACGATAAGATTCTAAGTTCCTGGAACGGCCTGGCGCTCTCGGCGTGTGCGCGGGGGTACCAGATAACACTCGACCAGAAGTACTTGGCTGCGGCGATCGCCAACGCGCACTTTGTAGAGCACACGATGTACCGTGACAACACCCTCACCCACGCGTATCGACAAAGCGTACATTCAGGCGGTGAATTCCTCGAGGATTATGCCTTCTACGTTCGCGGACTGCTCGACCTCTACGAAACTGACCCGGGTGCCGCCAATCAGCATTGGCTCGAACTGGCAGTCACCATGGCACGACATGCCGTCGCTCTATTCCTTGGCGCGGATAACCGCTTCTATCTTAGGCCGGACAATCAACCGGATTTGATAGTTCGGCCAAAAGACGAGATCGACAACGCTATCCCATCGGCCGGCTCGATCATGATTCACAACCTGTTCAAGTTGCACCGATTGACCGAAGACGCCGCGTTTCTCGATGCCGCCGAACGCGCCCTCAAAACAGTTTCCGGCCAGATGAGTCGCTACCCGGGCGGGATGGCCTCAGCGCTTCTGGCGCTTGACTACATGCTCAATGATAAGGTTGAGATTGTGGTTGTCGGCAATGGTCCGATGCGCGACGCCATACTGGCCGAAATCTATCGCCGCTACAGCCCCAACAGGCTGTTGGCGATAAGCCCCAGCGGCACTGCGAATTCCCCTTTGTTCGAAGGACGCGCGGCGAACGGACAAGTGAAAGCGTTTGTCTGCGTCAATTCGGTCTGCCGCCTCCCCGCCGTGTCTGTCGATGAGTTGAGAGAACGGCTGGCCGAGATTCGCTGA
- a CDS encoding capsule assembly Wzi family protein, with translation MRTKTSLILLTFLALPWSLSRAGGLLPVGQAEYEFVYDRLERLDALSVDRFDYQLGPYCFDWIRYPAHPFQQLSEIDSSTICLFGFAGEQFHSRQGSRALGRESLRGGVAARPLGHLFVYANFVLDEARAKDPSYHGKKWRGLAGDVEQGFAQYSSQRFDITLGRFASFWGPRRSLALASNAIMDGLAYQVRLGRLTISYRLARLDGLTPKYDSVPQYEYRYFAGHRVDLHLLANRLNVGLFETVVFGGAGRQIDLFYLNPLIFYHGAQLNEGTEDNTLVGFDITVKPRVGFKLYGQVVIDDLQIEKKVQADQEPNEYGVLLGAYLTDLAPSWDVNAEYSRVTNWTFNQVLPRNRVLFENKPVGNALGNDYDLGSVSLYRWFGESKRASINLSYWRQGEGRVDAIWSAPWLDVIGDYDEPFPTGVVQKTLTASVGFKGFALGHFYIDATAGLDRITNRSHHSGEIRTLPFFNLTLSAFASALLDLSD, from the coding sequence ATGCGCACGAAAACATCGCTCATTCTCCTGACATTCCTCGCACTCCCCTGGTCCTTATCTCGCGCCGGAGGCCTTCTTCCTGTCGGTCAGGCTGAGTATGAGTTTGTCTATGACCGACTTGAGCGCCTCGATGCACTCTCGGTCGACCGATTCGATTACCAGCTCGGGCCATATTGCTTTGACTGGATTCGGTACCCTGCCCATCCATTCCAGCAACTGTCCGAGATTGATAGTTCGACGATCTGCCTCTTCGGTTTCGCCGGTGAGCAGTTTCACTCACGCCAGGGAAGCCGCGCGCTTGGGCGGGAATCACTCAGGGGCGGCGTCGCCGCACGACCGCTCGGCCATCTCTTCGTGTACGCAAATTTCGTCCTCGATGAAGCGCGCGCCAAGGACCCGTCGTACCACGGCAAGAAATGGCGCGGCTTGGCCGGCGATGTCGAGCAGGGGTTTGCACAGTACTCGTCGCAGCGATTCGATATTACGCTTGGACGATTCGCCTCGTTTTGGGGACCGCGCCGGTCACTGGCTCTGGCTTCGAATGCCATTATGGACGGGCTGGCGTATCAGGTGCGGCTGGGAAGGTTGACCATATCATATCGACTGGCGCGACTCGATGGTCTCACACCCAAATACGATTCAGTTCCGCAGTACGAATACCGATACTTTGCGGGGCACCGTGTTGATCTGCATCTTCTGGCGAACCGACTGAATGTCGGGCTGTTTGAAACCGTTGTTTTTGGCGGCGCGGGCCGACAGATCGACCTCTTTTACTTAAATCCACTCATCTTCTATCATGGAGCACAACTAAACGAAGGGACCGAGGATAACACCCTGGTCGGATTCGACATAACGGTCAAACCAAGAGTTGGATTCAAACTGTACGGCCAGGTCGTAATCGATGATCTCCAGATTGAAAAAAAAGTTCAGGCGGATCAAGAGCCGAACGAGTATGGCGTTCTGCTGGGGGCGTATCTAACCGACCTGGCGCCATCGTGGGATGTTAATGCCGAATACAGCCGGGTGACCAACTGGACGTTTAATCAGGTACTTCCCAGAAACCGAGTTCTTTTCGAGAACAAGCCTGTCGGCAATGCGCTCGGTAATGATTATGACCTGGGTTCCGTGAGTTTGTATCGATGGTTTGGAGAATCGAAACGCGCGTCCATTAATCTCTCTTATTGGCGCCAGGGAGAGGGACGAGTCGATGCCATCTGGAGCGCGCCGTGGCTGGACGTTATCGGCGATTACGATGAACCGTTCCCGACCGGTGTCGTCCAGAAGACACTGACTGCTTCAGTTGGATTCAAAGGGTTTGCGCTGGGCCATTTCTATATCGACGCCACGGCCGGGCTTGACCGCATCACGAATCGAAGTCATCACTCCGGCGAAATCCGCACGCTACCGTTTTTCAATCTAACGCTGTCCGCCTTCGCCTCTGCCTTGCTCGACCTGTCCGACTGA
- a CDS encoding sugar transferase produces the protein MQHARISLISFLVGRVCEAFVTLGAFSSVLFFSRGSQVWMFEVPVAAVAIRIATTWLRRERHVIAGRHRRNYKDLIIEELLFGLGLFAACFILRWPITVGAASLLVTANFAGQLLLAGSASLLARFAINRQNSPRHTPASHGVVILGTNAKARRVADNLLAHPEMKACVVGFLDFQRTGLWSYRDIPLIGHPRDIERIALTQQIDALVVALGVDEIGASGQLFAAAERMGITVWLLPDLYPSKLSQPQLARFNGSAAMVYHPAPTRRFTQTIKSGVDRMVAFGIMVVGFPMFLLTALAIKIDSRGPVFFKQERMGHNGRRFTLYKFRTMACNAESRKRELLHRNEMSGPVFKIKDDPRITRTGRLLRKYSIDEFPQLMNVLKGDMSLVGPRPPLPSEVSAFEPWQRRKLSVKPGLTCFWQVNGRNAIDFDHWMRLDLEYIDNWSLGLDAKILVKTVPAVLKGTGQ, from the coding sequence ATGCAGCACGCGCGAATTAGTCTCATCTCATTTCTGGTCGGTCGGGTGTGTGAAGCATTTGTCACGCTTGGCGCATTTTCGAGCGTTCTTTTCTTCAGCCGAGGGTCGCAAGTATGGATGTTTGAAGTACCGGTCGCGGCTGTGGCAATCAGGATCGCAACAACCTGGCTGAGGCGAGAAAGACACGTCATCGCCGGACGGCACCGGCGGAACTACAAGGATCTCATAATCGAAGAATTGCTCTTCGGACTCGGCTTGTTTGCAGCCTGTTTTATACTCCGCTGGCCCATAACAGTCGGCGCGGCCTCCTTGCTAGTGACGGCCAACTTCGCAGGACAGTTGCTGCTGGCCGGATCGGCAAGCCTGTTGGCGCGGTTTGCGATCAATCGACAAAACAGCCCGCGTCACACCCCGGCATCCCACGGCGTCGTAATCCTGGGCACCAACGCCAAAGCGCGGCGAGTCGCGGACAATCTGCTGGCTCACCCGGAAATGAAGGCTTGTGTTGTCGGCTTCCTTGATTTTCAGCGAACCGGCCTCTGGAGTTACCGGGACATTCCACTTATCGGACACCCCCGCGACATAGAAAGAATTGCACTTACGCAACAAATAGACGCTCTGGTAGTCGCGCTTGGAGTCGATGAGATTGGCGCCTCGGGGCAACTTTTTGCCGCCGCCGAGCGGATGGGCATTACGGTCTGGTTGCTGCCGGACCTCTATCCATCCAAGCTCTCCCAACCCCAGTTGGCTCGATTCAACGGCTCGGCTGCCATGGTCTACCATCCGGCGCCAACCAGGCGATTCACACAGACAATCAAGTCCGGCGTTGACCGAATGGTCGCGTTTGGTATTATGGTGGTCGGATTTCCGATGTTTTTGCTGACTGCCCTTGCCATCAAGATCGACAGCCGCGGGCCGGTCTTCTTCAAACAGGAACGTATGGGGCATAATGGCCGAAGGTTCACGCTGTACAAGTTCCGCACGATGGCATGCAATGCCGAATCCCGCAAACGGGAACTCTTGCACCGCAATGAAATGTCCGGCCCGGTCTTTAAGATCAAGGATGACCCGCGCATCACGCGGACGGGACGTCTGCTTCGCAAGTATTCCATAGACGAATTTCCGCAATTGATGAACGTGCTGAAAGGGGACATGTCGCTGGTGGGGCCGCGACCTCCGCTTCCTTCCGAGGTCAGCGCGTTCGAACCCTGGCAACGGCGCAAACTGTCGGTGAAACCGGGACTCACCTGCTTTTGGCAGGTGAACGGGCGGAACGCGATCGATTTCGATCATTGGATGCGACTCGACCTGGAATACATCGATAATTGGTCGCTGGGACTTGATGCCAAGATCTTGGTCAAGACCGTCCCGGCCGTGCTGAAAGGGACCGGCCAGTGA
- a CDS encoding aminotransferase class I/II-fold pyridoxal phosphate-dependent enzyme, producing the protein MSTIGLVSEDQLSRLIAQIAQKAMVVPGMVLPFVDYDEFLPDLLRQCRFSSDRLISGGHLSPDVAIAADRASLRVEEILGISPFTGNVDDIRSRLDSPSALVYVANPNRVTGAGFSLKDLEMLADMVYEGTLIVDEYYFDYYGISAVPLLHTHSNVVILRSFTASFGISSSNAGYVIAPAALVRRLRDVTANPTLSQTVYRMLTAAMENESALSHRLTGLHNEALRLAGELTRLGIQNRLSPTDFLLLRVGDVKSTGNFLAKAKVPIHNLDGYPQLEHCLRYHLQSELSNNQLLGAFRRMPEEFYRLRGADRRAVTLRRSGETAPVVVSAVEPVFERNQVSIATRQSADVVK; encoded by the coding sequence ATGAGTACCATCGGATTGGTGAGCGAAGACCAACTCAGTCGGCTGATAGCTCAGATCGCACAGAAGGCCATGGTAGTCCCGGGCATGGTATTGCCGTTCGTGGATTATGATGAATTCCTGCCGGACCTTCTCAGGCAGTGCCGATTCTCAAGCGATCGCCTGATCTCGGGAGGACATCTCTCACCCGATGTCGCCATTGCGGCTGACCGGGCCTCGCTGAGGGTCGAAGAAATACTGGGAATCTCCCCATTCACGGGGAACGTCGACGACATACGCTCGCGTCTCGATTCCCCAAGCGCACTCGTGTACGTTGCGAATCCCAACCGCGTGACCGGAGCCGGATTCTCACTCAAAGACCTCGAAATGCTGGCTGATATGGTCTACGAGGGAACGCTGATCGTCGATGAATACTACTTCGACTATTACGGCATCAGCGCCGTGCCTCTTCTGCACACGCACAGTAACGTTGTCATTCTGCGGTCATTCACCGCTTCGTTCGGCATCAGTTCGTCGAACGCCGGTTATGTGATCGCGCCGGCAGCGCTGGTCCGGCGGTTGCGGGATGTCACGGCAAACCCCACCCTCAGCCAAACCGTGTACCGGATGCTGACCGCGGCCATGGAGAACGAGTCCGCATTGTCGCATCGGTTGACCGGTCTGCACAACGAAGCGCTTCGACTGGCCGGCGAATTGACCCGACTGGGAATTCAGAACCGACTCAGTCCGACCGATTTTCTGCTCCTTCGTGTAGGCGACGTAAAGAGCACCGGCAACTTCCTAGCCAAAGCCAAAGTGCCGATTCACAATCTCGATGGGTATCCGCAGCTGGAGCACTGCCTCCGGTATCACCTTCAGTCCGAACTGTCCAACAACCAGTTACTCGGCGCCTTTCGCCGCATGCCGGAAGAATTCTATCGATTGCGGGGAGCTGACCGACGAGCGGTCACTCTCCGTCGATCTGGTGAGACCGCGCCGGTTGTCGTATCAGCCGTGGAGCCGGTATTCGAACGGAACCAGGTTTCGATCGCCACGCGCCAATCCGCCGATGTGGTCAAGTAA